The following coding sequences lie in one Arachis ipaensis cultivar K30076 chromosome B03, Araip1.1, whole genome shotgun sequence genomic window:
- the LOC107629577 gene encoding myosin-11, giving the protein MEAETTVVSEVPVTKAVEDTDHKDDKIKETNGDLPQVEIEGKKEEEENSFDGEFIKVEKEENTVTERSSDSDPPSREFLEAQEKIQELQVELQRLAESLKTSEHENAQLKGEISVTKEKLEETGKNYQELELSHKKLQEQIIEAEEKYKLQLSVLEEAMQSQESKQKELLNVKEAFDGVSLELESSRKKMEELQQELQLSSDEARKYEELHKESGLHAESEGKKALEFERLLEEAKLSTKVVEDEMASLKEELKGLYDKIAENEKVEEALKTTAAELATIQEELTNSKSQILDLESRLSSRDSLVDELSQELELRKSSETQLKEDMSALQNLFASTKEELQEKISDLEAVNLKLQEEENLRESTEAALKTHEAQLLAVQEELSKLGVEKQGLESSVEDLTNNAKQLKELCADLEEKLKLSDENFQKTDSLLSEALSNNAELEQKLKSLEDLHTESGAAAATATQRSLELEGHVQASNAAVEEAKSQLREMETRFIAAEQKNVELEQELNLLQLKTSDAERELTEFSEKVSHLSSKLTEAEEEKNALNNQLQEYSEKISQLESDLNQSSQQSSQLEEELKLAKDKCAEHEDRASMNHQRSRELEDLFQSSHSKLEDADKKVNELELLLEAEKYRIQELEQQISTLEKRCSDSEVDNNKHLENISFLTSELDAFQARVSSLETTLQEANEREKSLENSLSAAAAERTMIEAASSSLNEKLSEAESLLEIVRDDLNLTQEKLQGTEDDLKAAQLRENEILEKLKASEENHVIRGRDMEETVTKHAELQLLHESLTRDSEQKLQDAVEKLNNRESEVQSLLEKIKILEDQIAESGEQSTSVKDEYEKSLSKLASLEGENEDLRRKITEAEEKISQSFSENDLLVGTNMQLKIKIDELQESLNSAISEKEATIQEIVSHKSTIAELNDLHSRSTELHSASTTRILEVESQLQEALQRHTVKESEAKELNEKLNTLEGQIKFHEEQAREAAAVSESHKAELEESLQKLKHLETVVEELQNKALHHEQESAGLHEEKSKLNKEIASYESKLSDLQSKLDAALVEKDETVQLIHSSKNAIDELVTKHNAEAEALKSQIASVTEEKNLLNETNQDLKKELQSVILALEEKLKEQQKIEESLKSEVETLKTEIAEKSALQIRLKEIEEQLAKAESRLNEEVGSVQAAASQREADLSSKLEELEQKVHDRNVLNEKIVELEKELQLAQETIANQKGAESQKLELEAALKSSHEELESKKKEVSLLQNQVTDLEQKLQVAADKLSAKGEGVEPKEEMEVKSRDIGSSISTPSKRKSKKKSEATTSQASSSSEAHIQTNTVHASSAMNFKSILGVAVVSIIFGIILGKRY; this is encoded by the exons ATGGAAGCAGAGACAACAGTTGTTTCAGAAGTTCCAGTGACAAAAGCTGTTGAGGACACAGATCATAAAGATGATAAAATtaag GAAACAAACGGGGACTTGCCTCAAGTGGAGATTGAAGgtaagaaagaagaggaagagaattcttTTGATGGAGAATTCATTAAAGTCGAAAAGGAAGAGAACACGGTGACAGAAAGAAGCTCAGACTCAGATCCTCCAAGCAGAGAATTTCTAGAAGCACAAGAGAAGATTCAGGAACTCCAAGTTGAACTGCAGAGGCTAGCTGAGTCTTTGAAGACATCTGAACATGAAAATGCTCAGTTGAAGGGAGAGATTTCGGTTACAAAAGAGAAATTGGAGGAAACCGGAAAGAATTATCAAGAGCTTGAACTAAGTCACAAGAAACTACAAGAGCAGATTATTGAAGCTGAGGAGAAATATAAGCTGCAGCTGAGTGTTCTTGAGGAGGCAATGCAAAGTCAAGAATCGAAGCAGAAAGAGCTTCTTAACGTGAAGGAAGCATTCGATGGTGTGAGCCTTGAGCTTGAAAGCTCAAGAAAGAAGATGGAGGAATTGCAGCAAGAGCTTCAGCTTTCTTCGGACGAGGCTAGGAAGTATGAGGAGCTGCATAAGGAAAGTGGCTTACATGCTGAATCAGAAGGAAAGAAGGCCTTAGAATTCGAAAGACTATTAGAAGAAGCGAAATTGAGCACAAAAGTAGTGGAAGATGAGATGGCTTCTCTAAAGGAAGAATTGAAGGGATTGTATGATAAGATTGCTGAGAATGAGAAGGTTGAAGAAGCACTTAAAACAACTGCAGCAGAACTCGCTACCATCCAAGAAGAGTTGACAAACTCAAAATCTCAGATATTGGATTTGGAGAGTAGACTCTCTTCAAGGGACTCTCTAGTAGATGAGTTGAGCCAAGAATTGGAGCTGCGAAAGTCTTCGGAAACACAACTGAAGGAAGACATGTCAGcacttcaaaacttgtttgcctCCACAAAGGAAGAACTGCAAGAAAAGATATCTGATCTTGAAGCTGTGAATCTTAAGTTGCAGGAGGAAGAGAATTTGAGGGAATCAACCGAAGCTGCGCTGAAGACTCATGAAGCACAGCTTCTGGCTGTACAAGAGGAACTCTCTAAACTCGGTGTAGAAAAACAAGGTCTTGAATCATCTGTGGAAGATCTAACCAATAATGCTAAGCAGTTGAAGGAGTTGTGTGCTGATTTAgaggaaaagctaaagctttcgGATGAGAATTTCCAAAAGACGGATTCTCTTTTATCCGAGGCGCTTTCAAACAATGCCGAGCTAGAACAGAAGCTGAAGTCTCTAGAAGATCTCCATACTGAATCTGGAGCTGCTGCAGCTACTGCTACTCAAAGGAGTCTTGAGCTTGAAGGACATGTTCAGGCTTCAAATGCAGCTGTAGAAGAGGCGAAATCACAACTGAGGGAGATGGAAACACGATTCATAGCAGCGGAGCAGAAGAATGTGGAGCTTGAACAAGAGTTAAATTTATTACAACTGAAAACAAGTGATGCAGAGAGAGAACTGACTGAATTCTCTGAAAAAGTTTCTCATCTAAGTTCAAAGTTGACAGAGGCCGAGGAAGAAAAGAATGCTCTTAATAACCAACTCCAGGAGTACTCGGAAAAGAtaagtcaactcgaatcggactTAAACCAATCATCTCAACAGAGTTCACAGTTGGAGGAGGAGCTGAAGTTAGCCAAAGACAAATGTGCCGAGCATGAAGATCGAGCCAGTATGAACCATCAGCGCAGCCGAGAACTAGAAGATTTATTTCAGAGCTCTCATTCCAAATTGGAAGATGCTGATAAAAAGGTGAATGAGTTGGAGTTGTTACTTGAAGCAGAGAAATACAGAATTCAGGAGCTCGAACAACAAATAAGCACTTTGGAAAAGAGATGCAGTGATTCAGAAGTAGATAACAATAAGCACCTTGAAAATATATCTTTTCTGACATCAGAACTTGATGCATTCCAAGCACGAGTCTCGAGCCTTGAAACTACACTTCAGGAGGCTAATGAAAGGgaaaagagtttggaaaactcactGAGTGCAGCAGCAGCTGAAAGAACAATGATAGAAGCTGCTTCAAGCAGTTTGAATGAGAAGCTTTCCGAAGCAGAAAGCCTTTTGGAAATTGTGAGGGATGATTTGAATCTCACACAAGAAAAGTTGCAAGGCACTGAGGATGATCTCAAGGCTGCTCAGTTGAGAGAAAATGAGATACTGGAGAAACTCAAGGCTTCAGAAGAAAATCATGTCATACGAGGAAGAGATATGGAGGAAACTGTCACGAAGCATGCCGAACTTCAATTGTTGCATGAGTCTCTGACCAGAGATTCTGAACAGAAACTCCAAGATGCTGTAGAGAAACTCAACAACAGGGAGTCTGAGGTTCAATCTTTGCTtgagaaaatcaagattttgGAGGATCAGATTGCTGAATCCGGGGAACAGTCCACGTCGGTGAAGGATGAATATGAGAAGAGTTTGAGCAAGCTGGCTTCATTGGAAGGTGAAAATGAAGATTTGAGGAGGAAGATTACAGAAGCTGAGGAGAAGATTTCTCAGTCCTTTTCTGAGAATGACTTATTGGTTGGAACAAACATGCAACTGAAAATCAAGATTGATGAGCTTCAGGAATCACTGAACTCTGCTATATCAGAGAAGGAAGCTACTATTCAAGAAATTGTTTCTCACAAGAGCACTATTGCTGAGTTGAATGATCTACATTCAAGATCCACTGAACTCCACAGTGCAAGCACGACTCGCATCCTCGAAGTAGAATCACAACTACAAGAAGCATTGCAGAGGCATACTGTGAAGGAATCCGAAGCGAAAGAGTTGAATGAGAAGCTGAACACATTGGAAGGCCAAATAAAGTTCCATGAAGAACAGGCACGAGAAGCAGCCGCGGTTTCTGAATCTCACAAAGCTGAACTCGAAGAGTCTCTTCAAAAGTTAAAGCATCTTGAAACTGTTGTTGAGGAACTACAAAATAAGGCACTCCACCATGAACAAGAATCTGCAGGACTACATGAGGAAAAATCAAAACTTAATAAGGAAATAGcatcatatgaatcaaaattaagTGATTTACAGTCAAAGCTTGATGCTGCACTAGTTGAGAAAGATGAAACAGTTCAACTGATACACTCATCCAAGAATGCTATTGACGAATTAGTGACAAAACATAATGCAGAAGCCGAGGCACTAAAGTCACAG ATAGCTTCGGTAACAGAGGAGAAAAACTTGCTCAATGAGACAAATCAGGATTTGAAGAAGGAACTTCAGTCTGTGATACTTGCTCTTGAAGAAAAGTTGAAAGAACAACAGAAAATTGAAGAATCTTTGAAATCTGAGGTTGAAACTCTCAAAACTGAGATTGCTGAGAAATCTGCATTGCAAATTCGGCTGAAGGAAATCGAAGAGCAACTGGCAAAAGCTGAATCCAGATTAAATGAAGAG GTTGGAAGTGTTCAAGCAGCTGCTTCTCAAAGAGAAGCCGATTTAAGTTCAAAACTGGAAGAGTTGGAACAAAAAGTCCATGATAGAAATGTGCTGAATGAAAAGATTGTAGAGCTTGAGAAAGAGTTGCAGCTTGCACAAGAAACTATTGCTAACCAG AAAGGAGCAGAATCTCAAAAGTTGGAACTAGAGGCAGCCCTGAAGAGTTCTCATGAAGAACTTGAAAGTAAGAAAAAGGAAGTCTCTCTTCTACAGAACCAAGTGACAGATTTAGAACAAAAATTGCAAGTGGCTGCTGATAAATTATCAGCTAAG GGTGAGGGTGTTGAACCTAAAGAAGAGATGGAAGTTAAGTCCAGGGACATTGGATCAAGCATTTCAACACCATCAAAGAGAAAG
- the LOC107629580 gene encoding uncharacterized protein LOC107629580 — protein MDMQIALPVIGIVAAAAVTFYAVSFSEIREKSFRELDESESENGGYKPTPSSRERRARRQANKNSKP, from the exons AT GGATATGCAAATTGCGCTGCCTGTTATTGGAATTGTTGCTGCTGCAGCTGTGACCTTCTATGCTGTAAGCTTCTCTGAGATTAGAGAG AAATCATTTAGAGAGTTGGATGAATCTGAATCCGAAAATGGAGGCTATAAGCCAACACCAagctctagagagaggagagctaGAAGACAAGCTAACAAAAATTCCAAACCCTAG